The proteins below come from a single Orcinus orca chromosome 6, mOrcOrc1.1, whole genome shotgun sequence genomic window:
- the ZNF510 gene encoding zinc finger protein 510 isoform X2 codes for MNISQASVSFKDVTVELTQEEWQQMGPIQKTLYRDVMLENYNNLVSVGNCIFKPEVIFKLEQGEEPWFLEEEFSNQSHKEDYRDENLIRRNKKIKDKHLQQVTFINNKQLPREEEVLRKPFNLHIVPVSSSKMSCKCDSCGVNSQSISQFIINSRTYSTKNTDCFNVCENLPFKIKLERTHTGEKFYEYNKNQEALSYKENLPEHQKCQTLKQAFEFNGIGKAFYVEAACVKHKSTHTGQQSCKDEEFRKNYDKTTLFDHERTGTGEKHSHLNQCGKSFCEKSAIKEYNKFNMTVKHCECITSGNNFSRKSYLTQPQRTLTEEDSLVCNDRTQTGDKHFECHENRKSYQKAHKVCQRTHYEVKPYKCNECGKSFCQKGHLIQHQRTHTGEKPFECNECGKTFSQKSHLSTHQRIHTAEKPYKCNDCGKTFVQKSTLRGHQRIHTGEKPYECCDCGKTFVQKSTLKDHHRIHTGEKSFQCNECGKTFGQKSNLRIHQRIHSGEKTYHCKECEKSFWRKDHLIQHQKTHTGEKPFKCNECGKTFARTSTLRVHQRIHTGEKPFKCNECGKKFVRKAILGDHQRIHTGEKSFQCNKCGKTFGQKSNLRIHQRAHSGEKSYECNEYGILPKKSTLSVYQRIQGGGKPN; via the exons GCATCAGTGTCATTCAAGGACGTAACTGTCGAACTCACCCAGGAGGAGTGGCAGCAAATGGGTCCTATTCAGAAAACCCTCTACAGAGATGTGATGCTAGAGAACTACAACAACCTAGTCTCAGTGG GGAACTGCATTTTCAAACCAGAGGTGATCTTCAAATTGGAGCAAGGAGAAGAGCCTTGGTTCTTAGAGGAAGAATTCTCAAACCAGAGCCATAAAG aagACTACAGAGATGAAAATCTAATCAGGaggaacaaaaaaatcaaagacaaacaCCTGCAGCAagtaacatttataaataataaacagtTGCCTAGAGAGGAAGAAGTTTTGAGAAAACCATTTAATCTGCACATAGTTCCTGTTTCTTCATCAAAAATGTCCTGTAAATGTGACTCATGCGGAGTGAATTCACAAAGTATTTCTCAATTTATCATTAATAGTAGAACCTACTCAACAAAAAATACAGATTGTTTTAATGTATGTGAAAATTTGCCTTTCAAAATTAAACTTGAAAgaactcatactggagagaaattttatgaatataataaaaatcaggAAGCCCTCAGTTATAAGGAAAATCTTCCTGAACATCAGAAGTGTCAAACATTAAAGCAAGCTTTTGAATTTAATGGGATTGGAAAAGCCTTCTATGTTGAGGCTGCCTGTGTTAAACATAAGAGTACTCATACAGGACAACAATCCTGTAAAGATGAAGAGTTTAGGAAAAACTATGACAAGACAACTCTCTTTGACCACGAAAGAACTGGGACAGGGGAGAAACACTCTCATCTTAACCAGTGTGGGAAATCCTTCTGTGAGAAGTCAGCTATCAAGGAATACAATAAATTTAACATGACTGTgaaacattgtgaatgtattacAAGTGGGAATAATTTCAGCAGGAAGTCATACCTTACTCAACCTCAGAGAACTCTCACAGAAGAGGATTCATTGGTATGTAATGACAGAACACAAACTGGAGATAAACACTTTGAATGTCATGAAAATAGGAAGTCTTACCAGAAAGCCCACAAAGTATGCCAGAGAACTCACTATGAAGTAAAACCCtataaatgtaatgaatgtgggaaatccttcTGTCAAAAAGGACACCTCATTCAACATCAGAgaactcacacaggagagaaaccatttgaatgtaatgaatgtggaaaaaCTTTCTCCCAAAAGTCACACCTCAGTacacatcagagaattcacacagcagagaaaccctataaatgtAATGACTGTGGGAAAACATTTGTCCAGAAGTCAACCCTCAGGggacatcagagaattcacacaggagagaaaccctatgaatgttgTGATTGTGGGAAAACTTTTGTTCAAAAGTCAACCCTCAAAGATCATCACAGAATTCACACGGGGGAGAAATCCTTTCAATGTAACGAATGTGGGAAAACTTTTGGCCAGAAGTCAAACCTCAGAatacatcagagaattcacagtGGTGAGAAAACTTATCACTGTAAAGAATGTGAAAAATCCTTCTGGCGAAAAGACCATCTCATTCAGCATCAGAAaacacacacaggagagaaaccattTAAATGTAATGAGTGTGGGAAAACTTTTGCCCGGACATCAACCCTCAGAgttcatcagagaattcacactggggagaaaccatttaaatgtaatgaatgtgggaaaaaATTTGTCCGGAAGGCAATCCTTGGTGATCACCAGAGAATTCATACAGGGGAGAAATCCTTTCAGTGTAATAAATGTGGGAAAACTTTTGGTCAGAAATCAAACCTTAGAATACATCAGAGAGCTCACAGTGGGGAGAAATCTTATGAATGTAATGAATATGGAATATTGCCTAAGAAGTCAACCCTAAGTGTATACCAGAGAATTCAGGGAGGGGGAAAACCAAATTGA
- the ZNF510 gene encoding zinc finger protein 510 isoform X1 — protein MSPHPESVTDCVTVETVDQLAEGAYSSQFSAFSQEQQKMNISQASVSFKDVTVELTQEEWQQMGPIQKTLYRDVMLENYNNLVSVGNCIFKPEVIFKLEQGEEPWFLEEEFSNQSHKEDYRDENLIRRNKKIKDKHLQQVTFINNKQLPREEEVLRKPFNLHIVPVSSSKMSCKCDSCGVNSQSISQFIINSRTYSTKNTDCFNVCENLPFKIKLERTHTGEKFYEYNKNQEALSYKENLPEHQKCQTLKQAFEFNGIGKAFYVEAACVKHKSTHTGQQSCKDEEFRKNYDKTTLFDHERTGTGEKHSHLNQCGKSFCEKSAIKEYNKFNMTVKHCECITSGNNFSRKSYLTQPQRTLTEEDSLVCNDRTQTGDKHFECHENRKSYQKAHKVCQRTHYEVKPYKCNECGKSFCQKGHLIQHQRTHTGEKPFECNECGKTFSQKSHLSTHQRIHTAEKPYKCNDCGKTFVQKSTLRGHQRIHTGEKPYECCDCGKTFVQKSTLKDHHRIHTGEKSFQCNECGKTFGQKSNLRIHQRIHSGEKTYHCKECEKSFWRKDHLIQHQKTHTGEKPFKCNECGKTFARTSTLRVHQRIHTGEKPFKCNECGKKFVRKAILGDHQRIHTGEKSFQCNKCGKTFGQKSNLRIHQRAHSGEKSYECNEYGILPKKSTLSVYQRIQGGGKPN, from the exons GCATCAGTGTCATTCAAGGACGTAACTGTCGAACTCACCCAGGAGGAGTGGCAGCAAATGGGTCCTATTCAGAAAACCCTCTACAGAGATGTGATGCTAGAGAACTACAACAACCTAGTCTCAGTGG GGAACTGCATTTTCAAACCAGAGGTGATCTTCAAATTGGAGCAAGGAGAAGAGCCTTGGTTCTTAGAGGAAGAATTCTCAAACCAGAGCCATAAAG aagACTACAGAGATGAAAATCTAATCAGGaggaacaaaaaaatcaaagacaaacaCCTGCAGCAagtaacatttataaataataaacagtTGCCTAGAGAGGAAGAAGTTTTGAGAAAACCATTTAATCTGCACATAGTTCCTGTTTCTTCATCAAAAATGTCCTGTAAATGTGACTCATGCGGAGTGAATTCACAAAGTATTTCTCAATTTATCATTAATAGTAGAACCTACTCAACAAAAAATACAGATTGTTTTAATGTATGTGAAAATTTGCCTTTCAAAATTAAACTTGAAAgaactcatactggagagaaattttatgaatataataaaaatcaggAAGCCCTCAGTTATAAGGAAAATCTTCCTGAACATCAGAAGTGTCAAACATTAAAGCAAGCTTTTGAATTTAATGGGATTGGAAAAGCCTTCTATGTTGAGGCTGCCTGTGTTAAACATAAGAGTACTCATACAGGACAACAATCCTGTAAAGATGAAGAGTTTAGGAAAAACTATGACAAGACAACTCTCTTTGACCACGAAAGAACTGGGACAGGGGAGAAACACTCTCATCTTAACCAGTGTGGGAAATCCTTCTGTGAGAAGTCAGCTATCAAGGAATACAATAAATTTAACATGACTGTgaaacattgtgaatgtattacAAGTGGGAATAATTTCAGCAGGAAGTCATACCTTACTCAACCTCAGAGAACTCTCACAGAAGAGGATTCATTGGTATGTAATGACAGAACACAAACTGGAGATAAACACTTTGAATGTCATGAAAATAGGAAGTCTTACCAGAAAGCCCACAAAGTATGCCAGAGAACTCACTATGAAGTAAAACCCtataaatgtaatgaatgtgggaaatccttcTGTCAAAAAGGACACCTCATTCAACATCAGAgaactcacacaggagagaaaccatttgaatgtaatgaatgtggaaaaaCTTTCTCCCAAAAGTCACACCTCAGTacacatcagagaattcacacagcagagaaaccctataaatgtAATGACTGTGGGAAAACATTTGTCCAGAAGTCAACCCTCAGGggacatcagagaattcacacaggagagaaaccctatgaatgttgTGATTGTGGGAAAACTTTTGTTCAAAAGTCAACCCTCAAAGATCATCACAGAATTCACACGGGGGAGAAATCCTTTCAATGTAACGAATGTGGGAAAACTTTTGGCCAGAAGTCAAACCTCAGAatacatcagagaattcacagtGGTGAGAAAACTTATCACTGTAAAGAATGTGAAAAATCCTTCTGGCGAAAAGACCATCTCATTCAGCATCAGAAaacacacacaggagagaaaccattTAAATGTAATGAGTGTGGGAAAACTTTTGCCCGGACATCAACCCTCAGAgttcatcagagaattcacactggggagaaaccatttaaatgtaatgaatgtgggaaaaaATTTGTCCGGAAGGCAATCCTTGGTGATCACCAGAGAATTCATACAGGGGAGAAATCCTTTCAGTGTAATAAATGTGGGAAAACTTTTGGTCAGAAATCAAACCTTAGAATACATCAGAGAGCTCACAGTGGGGAGAAATCTTATGAATGTAATGAATATGGAATATTGCCTAAGAAGTCAACCCTAAGTGTATACCAGAGAATTCAGGGAGGGGGAAAACCAAATTGA